Proteins from one Peromyscus eremicus chromosome 8a, PerEre_H2_v1, whole genome shotgun sequence genomic window:
- the Tac4 gene encoding tachykinin-4: protein MLPLLALCLLIGPSVCRTAGDREERTLGTEAESWVTVNLKGIPVASIELQLQETKRSRTRQFYGLMGKRVEGIRPIQPRERMGYQLGRIVQDLLGTRGLSIEGTCRQETHHQSAGAGAVATDGLRSRRGRPDSLNHQQRVAFSLGTEEDDQGSE from the exons ATGCTGCCCCTCCTTGCCCTGTGTCTCCTGATTGGGCCGTCAGTGTGCAGGACAGCAGGGGACAGAGAGGAACGGACACTCGGCACAGAAGCAGAGTCCTGGGTGACCGTGAACCTGAAG GGAATCCCTGTTGCCAGCAttgaactccagcttcaggagacaAAGAGAAGCAGAACTCGCCAGTTCTATGGCCTGATGGGGAAGCGGGTGGAGG GGATACGTCCGATTCAGCCAAGGGAAAGAATGG GGTATCAGCTGGGACGAATAGTGCAGGACCTCCTTGGCACGAGAGGTCTGTCCATAGAAG GAACCTGCAGACAGGAGACACACCACCAGAGTGCAGGGGCTGGAGCAGTGGCCACAGATGGCCTCCGGAGTCGAAGAGGAAGGCCAGACTCTCTCAATCACCAGCAACGTGTAGCATTCTCCCTGGGCACAGAAGAGGATGACCAGGGTTCAGAGTGA